The segment CCTCTCAAAGTGCGTGACACTAGGTCATGCATCCTTGTGTTTGGTAGTGACTCAAGGTCTCAGCCCCTGCCAGACTCGGCGTCAGGTCAATTAGCTGCAGAGGTGCCCCTGGCTGACTtgaacagcagcagggatgtcCCATCGCACGTACTGTTAACACTGCACCAGAAGCAGATTCACTGAGGAGCACCCTTCATGAGGTGGGCACTATTTCCTGGCTTTTCTGCCTGTACATAAAGCTAATGCCGTTGTTTTGAACTCCTCAACACTGGGAGATGTTTCCTGACCTGAGGAGGCAGGGAGTGGTGAATGGCAGTCGTGCTGAGATGCTTTGAATGTTGATACAATGATTTAAACAGTTTCTAAACTGGTGTGAAGCTGTCCTTGCTAGGCTCTGAAAGCTGCAGTAGTAGAGTGTGAGCTTTGGAGAAGCATGAAAAGGAGAGCTCAGGAGACAGGGGCTGTGTTTCAGTGCTGGTGCTGAGGGCAGGTCTCTGCCAGGTTCACGCCACTGCTGTTCAGCTGCCACTGGGCTCCTTTTGGCCTGCAGaacctgctgctctgtggtgcTCATGTACAAAGTAGTGGTGAGTGCCCCCACCATCCATGACCAGCACACCTTTTGAGAAGGAGACATATACAGGGATGCAGCATTGCAGACACAGTTAAGCATGCATGTATCCCAGATTctacggggggggggggtgtgtgtgtgtgtgtgtgtgtggacaCGGACATCTTTTGAAATAAGAATGAATACAGACACAAAAGTGAGAAACCACatatgtatgcatgcatatatgTGAAGTTACCTAGATGTTGTTTGCACATAGATTGTACAGAGAAATAATCCTAACATGCTGAAGGCATTGGTTGGAGACCCCAAGAGATTGCTCAGAGAGAATAAATGATAAAAGAGTCTGGCAGATTTGTCCCAAAAGCAAGAGCATCAGGAGGAGGACATTCAAAATGAGCAGTGGAGCCCACTCACTGGAAAGTAGACCAGGGACCACTGGAGCATGCTGGACTCCTTATTTTGAACAGGGTGACAAACAACCCCACATGAAAATCTCAGGCCATTGTTACTTGCCTCCAATGGATCTTTATCCAGGAACTGGGTCAAGTCTTAAAGCCCATAATGATGCATTCCTGACCTGAAAATACTTGGGTCTCTCATCTCGGCACTTGAAAGGAGACTCAAAGGGAAATGGCCATGGCATAAATCACAATATGAAAGCACTGAACTGTGGAAGACTGTGCATTGGCTGGGATGTCTTCAATTAGAGTGTCTGTAGGAAAATTAATGCCTGTATATAGCATGACTGCACACCTGAGGCGGTGCTGGAGCAGTATAAAAACCAGCACAAATACCCAGTCTTTCAGCCACTTCTCTTGCCTCCTTCTCCTTGAGGATCAGGTGAGTCTGAAgccctttctcttcttttctctacTCCTCTAAGCAGAATTCTGCTCCCCACCTGGTGTGTGCCTTGCCTTCCTTGTTGTAGGGTGACAGGCTGCTCTTCAAAAGCCACTCATGCTTTGTTTTCCACTGCCTTCTCTCCCAGGTGCACCTCCAGCCTTGAAGCATGTCCTGCTACAGCCCGTGCATGCCCTGCCGGCCCTGTGGCCCGACCCCGCTGGCCAACAGCTGCAACGAGTCCTGTgtcaggcagtgccaggacTCCACCATCGTCATCGAGCCCCCTGCTGTGGTGGTGAccctgcccggccccatcctcagctccttcccgcaGAACACCGCCGTGGGCTCCTCCACCTCTGCTGCCGttggcagcatcctcagctctGAGGGAGTGCCCATCAACTCCGGGGGCTTCAGCCTCTCTGGCTTGGGCAGCGGCATTTGCGGCAGGAGGAGCTTCCCCTGCTAAAGCTGCTGGCCATGGCCCTGGGTTAGAAGGCACCCAGGGACCCACACGATGGTACCACACTGGGGACGGAGCATCGGCTTGTTGCTTCCAGAGgggctgagcaaccccagcaCCCCTTGCAAAGGgatggggcagcctgggctctTAGAAAGCACAGCCCACgtctgcctttccctgcttccACTCACTCTTTTGCCTCCTGTGTCCTTGTGCTCTTGTAGTCCCGTGGGCTGTGGGCACCAGAAAGCCAGTCTAGTAAAGACCTTCTGGCTTTGCTCCCTCTGTGGGGCAGGCAGATGGCTGGTACGATGTCCACCACAGTGAAGGGCCACAGATTCCTTTCTGCCCCTGGTGCTCCCTGCACTGGGGCCTCCACTCTGAGCAACCTTGTTTCCCTCTTTTGACTCATTAAAGTTCTGCTGCCTCCCAATTCATGtctctttgtcttcctttaCCCTGCAGATGCTCTCCCAAGATGCCCAGGGAGAGACGTGTTGCTCAGGGCTGGTTCTGGGAGGGGTTTTTGGCAATGATTGTGCAGTGGTTGTTAACACAATAATTGTTAACTGTCACTGTGTGGTGCATGTGTGGACAGACCACTGTGTGGTCCTTCCCTCTGTGGACAGTCCAGATGCATACAGTCAAGGGGAAGGGCATTTCTCTTGGGAAGTTAGGGATGTGCTGGGCACACAGAACCTTTGCTGTTCCCAAAGGAGGGGACGGTGGGACACAGCGCAGCCGGCCCCCTTCAGGCAGTGTAACTTGCAAGTGAGAAAGGAAGGCATCCACGACTCCTCAGAGCCCCTGGCCATTAGGCACAGCTTTGCTGAGCCTCCGCCCAGGAATGGCCTCCTCGCCTCGGTGCCTGTGCCACAGAGGGCTGTGTGGCCGCTCCCAGGCGTGGTTGAGGAGCCTGGGCTGCGGAGGGccctgggagggcagcagccccgCAAGGTCCCGAGTGAGGAAGCTGTCTCTTTGCTCTGAGCCTTTGAGGTAGGAGACCCATGGGAACACAAATCAGGCAGGGTAGCCAAATCGCCCTGCTCCAAACATATGGAAACAGCCTGGCAGGTCTGGCCACCCAGCAGGGCTGCGCAGCACACGGCCCTCCGCGCCCTCGGCCACcttccagctccctcccagcagcagcctcccgCCAGACTCCCAGCGCGGGGACACAGTCCCCCCGCCCTGGGAAAGGGTTTATGAGGTTGCAGTCCCCATCCCGGGAGCCGGTGGCGAGGAGGGCCCCGGCGCAGGCCGAGCTTTGCCCTGGAGGAGGCGGGCTCCCGCGCACCACCAGGGGCGGGCAAATTGGCGGGCGACGGAGCCCCCAGAGGCGGCGTTGCCCCGGCAACCGCCCTCCGGCGGGAGGGGccagccccggggagggggcggcggtGCCTCAGCCGCGGCCCCGCAGGCCCCGCGCTCCGCCGAGCCGTGCTGCGCCATGGAGCTGGAGGATGACCCCGGTGAGGCGCGGTGTGGGGCGgccgtggggcaggggagggaagggggaggcgGTAGGCGGCTGCCCTCTGCTGCGGCCAGGCCCCGgggccccggccccagccccggccccggccccagccccagccccggccccagccccggccccggcccggccgagCAGCCCCTGCTGGGCTGTGTGTTGTTTGAACAAGGTTAATGCATATGTCGTGACCGGGGGAGGGTGCCTGGCCTTTAGGAAGTGTCGGAATAAAGTGACCTAATTTGGTTGAAGTGTCGCTCCGGCCTGTAGCTGTCTCAGCCGGCTGCAGGCGGCACGGGCAGCGGTGCGGCCGGGCGGGGAGCGCCTTCGCGCGTGGCGCTGCCGTCCTGGCTGCCTGTGTTGCACCTTCGTGTTAACCACGGCTGTTTACCTGAAGGAGCCAGCTCCTCTTGAGGttctgtgtttgctgctttgtgttttcctcttcttctggGTCTCCGGGCTGCCTCCTTGCTTTTACTGCTAATGCACTTGGTCTGATGTTGGCATTGAGCCAGTTCGCAGAGAGAAATCACTTCTGATTGCTCTTCCAAGGGCTGCTGAAACACTACAAAGCTTGTCAATCCTTCTTAATGCTGAAGTCTTTAGTTTTCAGCTGTTCTAATGACCTAAACTGGCTAACGGAGGTGAGCGTTGCTCACAGCAGCACCACTGCACAGCCGAGAGGGAAAGAAGGGTTAggtccttccttccctcctagCAGCTCACAGCGTGAGGTCTGCTTGTGACTTGTGGAACAACACCGTAACTAGCTGTCAGCTGGTGGGCTGATGCAGTTCCCTGATACGGCTCTTGAGACAGCCAAGCAGCAAGGCATGTGTAAGAGAAGGGGGTATGATGGCAGGGGAGAGGCTGAACAGCAGCAGTCCGTGCTTAAGGCAGGGCAATCCTAAGCACAACTACAGGCTGGGTGAAGAATGGATTTGAGAGCAGGGCCTTAGTGTCTTAGGGTCTTGGTGGccaagaagctcaacatggccaCGCAGTGTgtacttgcagcccagaaagccaactgtaccctgggctgcatccaaaGAAGCACGGCCACCAGCTCGAGGAAGGTGATTTTCCCTCTCTACTCCGCactggtgagaccccacctggaatactgcgttcagctctgggacTCTCAACATAAGAAGGACGCGGACCTattggagcgagtccagaggaggccacaaagatgatcagaggtctggagcacctctcccgtgaagacaagctgagagagttgggattgttcagcctggagaagagaactCTCTGGGGAGACCTTAAAGCATCGTTCCAGTACCTGAAGGAGCCTAAaagagagctggagagggactttttacaagggcatgtagtgattggacaagggataatggctttgaactgaaagagggtaaatttagattagattagatactaggaaaaaattctttactgtgagggtggcaaaacactggcacaggttgcccagaggagctgtgggtgccccatccctgaaagtgttcaaggccaAGTAAtatgtggctttgagcaacctgctctagtggaaggtgtccctgcccatggacAGAGGGGTGTTGTcactagatgatctttaaggtcccttccaacccaaaccacctATATTAGTTCTGTTTAAGATACAGTGTAATCAAATCCTAAATGTTCCAAAAGCCTGTGCAAAAAGAgtggcagagcagaaaggaggaaagaagccTGGTGTGGCTCCCTGGTATGTACCCCACAGACAGACCCACAGCCAGCAGGGGGGACCTGTGTCTGCTTCTGGCTGCCTCTCTTCCTCACTGAGAATATGGAAATGTGGGGGGGGTTAAGAGATactaatatttatattttaacatatttccTCTGTAGATAGGTAAAAAGTTATATCATGTATGCATGCACTCATGTAGCTTCACTGCTCAGTGCCTAGATTCTTAGGTGTTCTAGCCAGTTCAGTAACTCCTCAGTTCCTAAATAATTGCATGACCTatgaaaaatttcatttagaagTCATGTGTGCTATGTTAGGCAAGCTCCTTCAtcagaaatgaaactaaattgCCCAGCATTCTTCCTCCAGCAAAACTAGCTGTTGGTCAAATAAGGTTTGGTTCAGACTGATGATGCTACTGAAGGTGCTGGGGGGCACGTCATCATCCCGCTGATTGTCCTCTAAGATAGCTGGAAAAGTACTGCTGTCTTCATTTGCTTTGAGTAAGTGTGGTTACCTACCAAATATAGTAACTTAAAGAGTAGTTATGCTCAGTGCAACTTAGTCTGTGTCTGTTTTGACTAACATCCCAGGTGTGCAAagtccaaaattatttttttgattaTGCAAAACAGGTCCCTGCCTAATGAATGGTTTCAAACGAAGAGCAGCTGGTTTAACTCCCTAAGATCACAGCCCTGATGTGGTGgtatgtttttttcccacttcGCTGTGTTAGTGGTGCTAGATCTTGtctaactatttttttctctgggtttttttcctttctgttcttctgttttacTAGATATTTTGGATCCAGAGAGATTAATACAGTGTCCATATAATAAACATCATCAAATCAGAGCCTGTCGTTTTCCTTATCACCTTGTAAAGTGTAGGAAGGTAAGCTGGACTGCCAAACAAGTCACTGAATGTAATTTTGTGCATGTAAATGTGATGTGCATGTTCTCATTCTTGTTGCATTTTCTGGCTGGCTGACGCATAGCTTTGTTTAGCCTTTATTTCATATAACCTTATTATTTGTGTAGTAATAGCTTCAAGCACATGTTAATTCACTCAAGACTGGTGTGGCTCTGTTGAAATGAGATGGAGATTTTCTGTGGTTAGGTGAGGAAGGAAATTCTGGTCCCTTCCATCAGCTCACATGGAGGTCAGAtacatttttctactttaagTTGCAGAGAGAATTCAATCTGAGTTATGTGCAGCCGTCTGGCTCCTCAGAGTAGAAGTGTTGTGATGTTGCAATTCTTTAAGTGCTGGAAATACAGCTGCCCGGCAGGattgggggtttgttttgctaGTAACTATTTCATGTGCATCTATCTGGCAGAAACTGCACATCCTGGGCTCAGCACATATgggagaaatttttttcctctctccatcTTTTATCCAGTATTTGGATACAAGTAATTTAATAGGAAgcattccttcctttcttctctgttgtcctcatagtttgttttctttagaccTGTCAAGTGCTAGCATCTGACTgagctttggggttttgctgAAACTTTTTAAATCCCAATTGTTCCTCATTAAGTTAGCcaatgtgttttcaaaatagtGTAGCAGTGCAGTGCCTTCCAGTTCAGATGCAGTTGCAGGGTGTGTGCCCTGGTATCAGTGCTTGCAAACAATTCATTTTAGTGGAACTAGAGccttaaaaaatactaaataactAGTGGAAGTAGTAGGCAGAGCTAAGTGGCAAGTACCTCCATCCTTCCAGCATTTAAGAGGGCTGAATTTTTCCTTGTTGACCCCCTGCAAACTTTGGCAAGAATGTGCATGTGAGCTAGGTGAACAATGTTGGCAAGTAAACTTTTAACAATATTGGTTTTGTCCTTGTGTTGCATGACTGATGACCAGGCAGTTTTGGCAAGCTTACCTAGTTAGGAGGTTGAGGTGAGATAATCACCAATCAGGCAAAGTTGGTGTCTGTAAGTAGTTAGCAGAAGAAAGGCTCGGGGATGATAATCTGATCCATTTGGAGATTCCATTGTGTTATGTATTTACAGTGGCAAGCGCCTGGGTGCAGATTGTCCTTCTTGCTTGGTAGCTTGTTGAATTTCATTTGCATACTCTATGCATAAAATCCAATTAAATGCTTCCACCTGCCTCAGCTTCCCACTGCTTTGTGCAGAATGCAGCCTTGCCATGCAAATGGGGACAGTGCAAGCAGAGCAAGTTGTAACCTCAGCTTGAACAGCATTAGCACTGAGAGGCTTCTGCTGTGTGGCCAGAATAGCTTGCTTCAAGCTCATTGAAGCCAACGATGGGCACATGAGGACACAGCAACCCTGGCTGTATAGAACTTGTAATGACAATTGCCTTGGAtgtgcctgcagcctgtgctcagCCATGTATTGGGAGCAGTGGAGACACTGCCTTGAGCAGCGTCTGTACAAGGTGCTTCTGCATCAGCCTCAGGTATGAGTCTGATCCCTGACAAGCACAGCTGCATCAGCTAGAACCACACAGGCACTGGTACAGTGGCAGAGTTGTGCTTTTCCCAGTAAAGGCTGTATCGTTTGCAGGAGGTGGAGTAATTTACTGTGTGACAACTAAGCACTGCCACTAGAACCTGTGTCTGTGATAAAAGTTCTGCTTGTTCTGTAGCACCAAAGTCTGCAGGTGGAATAGCTGTTCTGAAAGGTTTAAGGAATGTCTCTGCCTTTGTGCCTGCTTAGTTAAGAAATACCCGAATGGTTTAGATTTGCCTAATATCTCTCCcctataattttaaaaataatttcatctgtGCTTTAAACTATGCAGCCATATTGCCAGTGTTGCAGTAAACTGTAGGGAGTTTAGCTGAGGGtatgtttcatttcagtcagCTCAAGGGTGGCTCAGTTTCTCAGTGAATTGTGTTTTGAAGAATAGTTATGTTAGTTTCCCCTTGCAGTCTTAGTAAGCTCTGAACAATGTGTTGCCATTCCttatttagtcttttttttaaagcaacatcacaaataccctttttttccccctatggATAAATAAATATGACATAAGTGAACTTGAGAGATACGGCACatgattttggttttctcttgtTTAGAGCTACCCTGAAGTTGCAAAGGAATTGGCCACGTGCCCCTTCAATGCTCGCCATCTAGTTCCTCAAGCTGACCTCAGCGATCACATGATGAAGTGCAATGACAAAGGGTTCATTGAGCAAGATGTAGGTACGAGAAACACCTGTGCTCCAAGATGTTCGTTCACCCTGAGGACTGAGGTCTCTTGTCTGTAAGGATAGCTCGTAGAATAACCGAAAACTGGGAATCAAATAttgtctgtggttttgtgtgaCACAACAGTTTTGGGAAACTTTAGTCTTatttgctgtgatttatttGGTAGGTTCATGAGAATACTGCAGATGTTCCTGGTAGGCCTTGTACATGTTTTACTACCAGgcttgttgaaaaaaaaaaaaaaggttgtacCCTGGACTGTGCATGTTGAAGTAcctccagcaggagctgggatgaTTTAATGACCAGAAGGACAGGCCCTTCTTTTCGTAGAGCTGATCTCTCTTCATTGAGGCTTGATCACTGATCAAGCTGTGTGAAAAGCTGATTTCTACCGAACAGCTGTTTAAGCTATGGAAGCCCCTGCAGCTGTTCTCCACGGGGGCAACCTGAATAGTTCACTCTCACCAAGAGATAGAGCAGCTTCTCTTTCAGGCTGCTCTGCTACTGTGCTTTCTTCATCTGCTATACAATTAAGATTTCAGCCTCCTGCCCAGTGAGACAAGGCGGGAGGAGTGCTGTCCAAGACCCCCAGAATATCTAGGAATGTTTGTCTTTTCCATCCCCTGCAGTGGCTCTTTAACGATTGCCACACTACAGAGCAGACAGAtagttttctgtcttctgcagagTTGCACTGAGACTCGTAGTGATGCCTGCATTCATGTAAGCAGGTTTCCTGTTCACTCGAGCATTCCTGGCACAAAGTTCCATGGGGCAGAGCCTTTTCCTGttcactgaaaaatgtgaatttgaaGTTGCTCAATTTCAGATCAGTACCTGGCTCCTGCGTGTACTCAACTTGTTTTCATTGTGCAGGGTTTC is part of the Falco naumanni isolate bFalNau1 chromosome 18, bFalNau1.pat, whole genome shotgun sequence genome and harbors:
- the LOC121098967 gene encoding gametocyte-specific factor 1-like isoform X1; protein product: MELEDDPDILDPERLIQCPYNKHHQIRACRFPYHLVKCRKSYPEVAKELATCPFNARHLVPQADLSDHMMKCNDKGFIEQDVVNQSFRFQREQMNAVSTWQAPPCDEDWETESSEQSDSPFIWGTTSSGINSSSTTASEQRNCLPARVRAPESFPYAVSWKG
- the LOC121098967 gene encoding gametocyte-specific factor 1-like isoform X2 — its product is MELEDDPDILDPERLIQCPYNKHHQIRACRFPYHLVKCRKSYPEVAKELATCPFNARHLVPQADLSDHMMKCNDKGFIEQDVVNQSFRFQREQMNAVSTWQAPPCDEDWETESSEQSDSPFIWGTTSSGINSTTASEQRNCLPARVRAPESFPYAVSWKG